TCAGTTTCATGAAGAACGTAGATGACCAATAATCATTCGCCAAATTCTTCAAGAACGTGTTGGATTAGGGCACATAGGAGTGTGGTAGGTAAGATAATGTAAGGTTCAAGTAAACAGACTAACCATTTTCATCAACTGAATCAACTCATTCAATGCGTTTTTGAAGAGCTCCGGGTGTGCCAAATCGGGAGTGGATAGGATTTCTTGCCTGCAACGATGAGATATGTTCACCTCCATTGTTGCACCAGGAGTGATGTACGTGTCAATAATATGACGTGCCATATAGATTCTTCTGACATGATCGTCAACTGGGATTTTGTCGAGCTGCAGCAGCTCCTCGTAGAAATGGACACTTTCCCCCGCCAAACAGCTGCATAAGGATGCAGATGCAGTTCAATATCATCACACGAGGGTATAGGTAAAGACGAAAAGGATAAATAGGAGTTATCTGCAACGGGAATAGACCTATCTGCAAATTCAACAAATGACTGGCGGAATCTTCTGTCAGTAAGAAGCTTATCCAAAGGTTCGTTAGGATCTATCGACTGTGTTGATTCCTGTTGTACTAAAAGCCCGCTATCAGGAATGCCGAGGGCCCGGCCCATCATGGTGTAATCCTGCTGGTCCTTTTTCGTCGAGCTCAAAAGTGAGGCAAGTGGTTGTGATATTGACATAGAGAAGAATGCCAATAGAAGAATACTTGTCTGTTAAAATGATTATTAAGAAAGAATAATCAGGGGGAAAAGTGCACGACTATGGAAAATGAAAATCGAGAAATGGAAATGAAGCAAGATCTTAATCATCTGAAGAAACTGGCTAGGCTTACCATGATTAGTAATACAGATCTTGAAATGATTTGGACCAATGGACTATCTTCATGAATCTCATTCAGAATGTAAGCGACCACCCATATTCCTTCAGGGAAAATAAAAACTTACATGCAATGCACATAACAATTactatgaatttaaatattaaatatttatttaacaaACCTATATATAAACACATTAGATACCTTAAAAGGAACATCGATTTGTAGAGTAGAAGATATAAGCAGAAATTATGTACCGATGCAACAAGCCGAGACTAGAATTCCTCGCCAGAGGTCCTTGAGTTCATGGAATCTAAACTCAATATGTTGAACTGCTCCAGTGAATCCAACCAAAGCAGCAATATACAGAGCGTGAACAGAAATAACTGGGATGATCCACAGAGTTTTCATGTGGCAACGGTGGTTTAGGGGCTTGTTCAAGTGAAGAACTGCGCAGAATAGCAATGCACCaagagagagggaaaaaaactcaaataatcaaGACGAGATCAGTAAATTTATCAACCTGCTCTTTGAAAACCTTAACATTTTTTTGGCAAAGAGCACATGGATATAAATGTAAACACAAGAACTTCGATACTTACTCGCCGAACCCACAATCCAAGGCAAGAGAACCAGTgtaagaaatataaatgacCGGATGGGTGGCAAACGTCTCCTGAGAGGTCATGAGTATCAAGAGAATAAAATTAGTAAGATCTCAAACAAATTTCTTTGTATGAGTTTTATAGTATAGAAACATAGGATAAAAACAAAATAGTACATGATGGTGAAGCAATGGTGTTACTACCCAACCCCTCAGAAAATAATGCAGATTGATCTTTCAAAAATACATTTTGGTGGAAGCCTTTGGAATATCAATCTCAACTAGATTAtttcatataaaataattttaacacaATGTCTAGCTAGATTATCTTGTTATAGATCCTATTCCTATACAAAATAATCATTATATACTCGACATCAGCTTCTAGCACCCTTTCCATGGAGTTCCCCTTAACTCCACTGTTCAAAACCTAAATATGGGGGAATTCACTAAGATACAAATGCATCATTATATTCCAACAACTCAGAAAGATTTTACTTACTTAACAAATAAGTTATACAGTTGAAATGCTTGTACAATACGGCAGCTCAACAGCAAGCCAAATCCTAATGGACCTTCGAACCAAACTGGGAGCAGATGAACATTAGGTATAAACTAATGCATGAGTGATCCCAAAAAGGCAATGAATAGACAAAATATTATAAGAAGATGGCTCGTATAATCACGCTGTAGTAAAATTACCAGCCCATATATAGCAAGAACTCCACCAatgcttccttctgaacctcaAAAAACCAAGGGCCATCTGCATAGACCAGACCACGTTCAACACGGACAAAGACATAGGTAAAACGAAAAGAACAAAACAGAAAAAATGCATGAGATCCGTAGTTACTTATGCAAAGGGAAAAAGAATACCACAATCGACAATAAAAGGTTGAAGCTGGCAATAACTTGTATTGCAACAAGCCAGAAGCCGCTGCCTTTAGGTCTCGGGATCTTGTGAATTACATAGGGAAAACCAGCCTGTACAAGAAGCCTGTAACAGAAAAACAATTTTTCTCTAGATCTCAACAAAGTCTGTATATACGTACAACAGCCATGACTACGTTACTCACACACGCGTATAGTCCACATTGTTCTTAAGAGACATGGTTAATCGATGTGAAAGCGTATCTGGACTCAGTCAGAATTCCTTCATCTATTACAATACAAGGCAGTTTCCAACATATTGATTGAAAAGATTCAATCCTACACAACATGATAAATTTCCAACACATGTTTCACCTAAAGTTAACAACTAgtaataaggaaatagcttcaAGATCCCAAGAAGTAGCTTATTTCAGAATTTATCTCCTTATTCCTTTGGGATATAATTACATCCAAGGTTATTATCATTCAAAACTCAAAACTTTGCGAGTCTTCGTTAAATTAACTTTATTCTGCATACAAAATCAACTCATGTGCCATAAATTCAGTAGCAAATTCTCAGAGCTACACAATAAATCACAACTCCTATTTCCACGACAAAATTAGCAACCAAAATTGATCAGAAAAATGTTTTTTCAACAAAATCCGACTTCATatcaaacaaaacatgaagAGCCCTAAGCTCATAGTTTCTATAGAACTGCAAATATAGACAacacaaacaaacacaaaacaaTCATTTCATAGCTAAAGCAACTTTTTCAGAGGAGATTCGAGAATTACAGGATAACGGAGAGTATAGCGATTGAGACGGCGACATAGTCGCTGGGGCAGCCCCCTCTGACAGCGCAAATCTCCATTGTCAGGCTTCAGCTGCTTTGCTCTGTAGAGCTTGTCAACTGTTTGAAGAAATGTCGCAGAAATCAAGTCGAATTCCACGTGCCTCTTTTCCACAATTATTGGTTTTCtaaatttagtttaataataataattattagaaATTAAGTGATATATTTATAGCAAAATCTATTAAGTGTGTGTACAGATATTCACGATTAATGCTTAATTTCGTATTATAGTTACTTCAAAAAATagttaaataaacaaaatattgGCCGAACTCTCCTCTAGTTTGAAAAGTATAGATTGCctaaatttttaatgaattaattatgataacatcttgataatttaaaatgcaaaagaaaaaagaaaagaaaaatcacACTCCGCCCATTGACAAACGTGACATATGTTACTTAAGTTTAAAATTTTGACTATCTAAATATATTTGACAAATACAtacatttaatataatataatataatataatacaatatatatatatatatatattcaaatattGACCAatgtaaaatatttgaaaatcatatatttatacataacaTATGCCATATTTAATCAATGCGAATACATCTAATAAAATAcagtataaatattaattttgtgcTTAAAGATATTAATTGGGTCTAACCTACATAGTGGGCTTAATTTTCGAATTGTTACTATCAAACTAATGGGCCTAAACATGTAATGCcatatattcattattttcttgGATTTTGGATCCAAAATATTGTCCCAAAACATTAATCAACCTTGTAGGTGTAAACCTAGCTTAGCTAGCTAGAATCCCAAATTCTTACCAAAGTAGTTAGTTATAGCCGATTCTCCTAATCTCGTACTTCAATTTGACAGTGTACTTATAAATAAGACATAACATGggaaaattttataaaacataaacaaataaactctCACATTATAAAAATTTAGAATAAGTTCTACTAGAATAGAAACCTCCCCCCACCCTCCTTGAAAGCTAAAAAGAAAGGAAATGGCTAGAAAATACAATGCCTAAATTCTACTTTTTTCTTGAGGCATATACTCAAGAATCAATCACCAAATTTTGAAGCACCATAGTTAAGAATTAATTGGAAAGCCTAAGATTAAGAGGAATCACTCTTGTGTAGTAGCAATCAAGAAACtcacaagagagagagagagagagaagaggggtTTGAAAATGCTcactttcaaatttaaaaatgaaaaggaaaTAATCCACTAAAGAGAAGTTGCATGGAGTTCATCCTCACAATATGTTAAGAACCAATCATTCTCCAATTCTCTCTTTAGCCAAAAGGAACTTGAAATTAGTGGGCATTTCCTTTTTTGAGCCATTGGGGTTTTCTTTTCAAAACCTACCCCACTCTCAAAAGCTATGCCTTTAAACACTaccctatatatgtatattaatttcaaaggtgaaaccaaaaagaaaacaacAAATTGAGtgaataaacaatatatttaatGTTATGGGTGCCTTTTTGCATAAAGATAATCACTATATACCGTTAATCTTGCAACAAAAGTGAATAGATGTGTGGATTATAAGATGATTAGACCATGATTAGTGTTTGTGTGTATGCAATTTTCCTTTGGCTTGCTATTATGTCTATCCTTCTCCCAATTTGAACAATATCTTAAGAATTTGGTGAAGGAGGCTTTTGTATGGTAATTCACAcataattaataacaataatttgatgaatttataaaaatagaaaagcaaaAAACAATGGTAAGGGCTCATTTTATGTGttgtgtttaatttaatttattaatacatATACATCATGTATAAAACGACAACCAATATAAGTAATTAATTAGATgaaatatacttcctccgtcccgcgaatcttgagttcctccaattaatttaatgtataatatttagtgtgttaagtgtggtaggtgaaaaatagattttttttttgtcatataagAAAATGATTCAAGATTTGTGGAACGACCGAAAAAggaaaatgactcaagattcgtgggacgaagagaatattaaataaaaaatattaatgcaGGACATGATCTGTACAAAATATGGTTGaactaaattaaataagaaatgTGCTTTTAGAGAAAAAAGTTGATTAGAATTAGTTGATTAATATAATAGTATTGTGGAAATGGTTCTTCCACTTTTGGACTTGAAACAAAGTAACACTTGTACATAGATAGTGTCAATTGAGTCATAATATGCTCAGCTGCTGCAATTGCTAAGTGTGTGGTGAAAATTTTACAGACGATAGTGCAAACCATgttacaattatatatatatatatatatatatatatatatatatatatatatatatatattttgaaattattaaaaaaacacATTTTCATGAAAAGTAGAAATATTTAGTGTTTTGGCTGCTGCCACCTTATCAGCTATCTCAGCTGCTCTAGATAAAGATAGATTTTCCTTTGTTAAAAGTGGTCACGCTTGAATAATATAGTATGTATTTAATTAAGCTTGCCTTTTGATTGACATAATTGAATTTATCCACAAAACCAAGTGTGATTTTCGTcacgatttatttatttattgcttGACGTTGTtgttaagaaaatatataaaacttcGGATATTTTCTTTACGGTATAAAAACAAAATTAGTTCATGAAATTAATTGGaggaacatatatatatatatatatatatatatatatatatatatatatatatattaggaatgttatg
The genomic region above belongs to Salvia miltiorrhiza cultivar Shanhuang (shh) chromosome 5, IMPLAD_Smil_shh, whole genome shotgun sequence and contains:
- the LOC131025373 gene encoding regulator of G-protein signaling 1; translation: MEICAVRGGCPSDYVAVSIAILSVILLLVQAGFPYVIHKIPRPKGSGFWLVAIQVIASFNLLLSIVMALGFLRFRRKHWWSSCYIWAVWFEGPLGFGLLLSCRIVQAFQLYNLFVKRRLPPIRSFIFLTLVLLPWIVGSAILHLNKPLNHRCHMKTLWIIPVISVHALYIAALVGFTGAVQHIEFRFHELKDLWRGILVSACCIGIWVVAYILNEIHEDSPLVQIISRSVLLIMTSILLLAFFSMSISQPLASLLSSTKKDQQDYTMMGRALGIPDSGLLVQQESTQSIDPNEPLDKLLTDRRFRQSFVEFADSCLAGESVHFYEELLQLDKIPVDDHVRRIYMARHIIDTYITPGATMEVNISHRCRQEILSTPDLAHPELFKNALNELIQLMKMNLANDYWSSTFFMKLKEEAMMKTADYELEQSSWNYSHRLSSVHCADDPFHQEHSPSKLSSSSHEVELQ